tcctttctctcttttatgaTGAGTGAGAGATTTTTCATGCTATGAGCGCTCAATCTGAGTAGGAAAGGCATTATGAATACCCTCTGTTATaattaccattatttttttaaaataatattttaacGACGATTTTTCAAGAAGCCTGAGCTGGTATTGTTCCTAGGCACAACATCCGTATAATTGTTATATTAGTGTTATGAGGCAACGAAGTCGGTATTTAAAGTGTTATTTATGACAGATACGGTAGCTTATAAACGGTTAGAAGTTTCAAGGGATAGGTGTGTAAGCAGTAATGAATAGGTAGTCGTATACATGTTGTGATAACTGCGGGTATGTGTAGTTGAAGTGGCAAAacgtgaaaataaataaaaagtagTACGTGCATTAGATGATATCAACACCATAGTAATATTGCCGCCTGATCTAGTGTTGATAAACCGCATCTCAATATCTACCAACAACGATATCGTTTAATAGATAATAAGCTATTCGCCATTGCTATAGTTTGAATGTTTGTTCATATGCCGCAGctatgatgactgcagcttatgtTGCTTTTCCGACGAAATTTTTCCTGCAGGAATGCGAACAACAACAGAAAGAGATGCAGAGTGACAAACCAAGTCTTGATGGTGCGACGGAGGACGATGCCCTGGCGGTTTTACAGATAGAGGAGTGTGAAGCGCCCTCTGTGGCAACACTGACAGAAGCAGGTGAGTGTCAAGGACTATGGGATAAATCGTCTTCTTCCTTAAGGTCGTCAAATATTGCCTTGCATATACATTGCTCACTTTGAATTCTCTGTAACGTGTGAAATTAAAGTAATATtctgttggggttttttttaggTCATCACAATCCCTCAAATTCGTCTCATTAGCGCACGAAGttagaaacaaaacaagtacAAAATTGTTCAAAGCGGCGCTGTTTATTGGATAATCATTtctctttattatcattttcattgccaACAATCGATCGATGAGCACATCTCTAACTCTGGTGATTTAAGTAGTAATAGAATGAGTAAATATTGCCAGTGTGGGTTCGTCATATAAGGCGCCATAAAGGTTTTGCGAGAAGTTTCGccggaagtttgcggtcacactggcaaaactttgagatcttatAGATTTCGAACTTaatcttctcgatcttttgccagtctgaccgcgcctaaaaGAAGAATAACCCTGAGGATACACGAGAATTCCAACGCATTAAAGTCAACATggatcctgaaaaaaaaaaaggaaattgatCTTAAAATGCTGCGATACGAAGCTGACATGGTCCGTCTTATTGCTTGAATGTTGAGGAAAGACACAATATTATGTAATGCTTTTCAAGTTAATGAGAAGTCGGACGTGAGTATCTTGAATAAAACTCTTCGTTGTAGCAATGGACACGTTAATTTTGTAGGTTTCgtgtttttcctttgttttgtttttttctgtgcattGAAGAAAGCACAGTATGCGACGAGGGAATGATAGTCGACATCTGCGATATGGTGAATGCTGATCTTAATCGCAATGACTTTCAATCGGACGGCCTCCTGTCCGACGTCGGTTACGAAGTTCTCGACGATTTAGCGCTGAACCCAGAATACCCGCCGAATTTCTTTCGGCCCGGTTTCGCAGATCGCGCGACGATTGCGACTCGCCGTAGAAGAAGTGCGGCGGTGACGAGATTGGCGAAGAACTTCGAGTCAAAGCCGAGAGCCAAAACTCGACTGTTCCAGCCGATCGACACAGAGCGCGTGAATGCCAGTGACTTCGGACGCGACAGCCAAACTTTAGCCACAACACACGACAGTGCAGAGGCAGATAGTTTCGCGATGAAGTTGGAGGGTCTGGATGAACACACGGAAATGGAACTCTGTCAGAACGTTGTGCAGTCCAATATAACTGAGGACCGGAATGATCCCAAGAAGGACTTGACCAATGTAAATGTTGAAAAAACACTCGAGTCGGACTCCTCAGGAACGGTTGGACGAGTTGGAAAGCTACAAGACCATGGTGCTGTGACGAGCAGACCCCTTACTAAGGTGGAAGCTGCTAGCAAACTTCGAtctgatgaaaatgattttcaGACGAGTAAATTAGACAAACAGTTAATATCCGGAGCCGTACTAGGAAGAGAAAGTGATCAGTCAAATAGCAAAATGGCAGGTAGCCCAAATGGAGCTCGTCATCCTCTGCTGCAACGTCCGATTAGCAAGGGAAAGGCAAATAGACTGATCCCTCACAACATTCCCATCGTCGTCGGTAGACGGCCTTGGACGCCAGCAAGGGACTGGGAGCTGTCCAATATGGATGGAGATGAGCACCACCAACCCTGGACCCCAGGGGCCGGGGACGACGATAATGGCGGTGTGGTGACCCAACGCGTCCCTCAGCTGCGGAGGATCGAAATTCAACAGGGCGATGCGCACGTCCCTACATCATCGGGCAATGGACAAGAGGAAGTGATAAAGGCCACACCAAAGGACGTTGAGGGTACGCCGGACGTCAAACGGACAGGAGCAGTGAACGGATCAAACCACGATAAAGTGATGAAAGCACTCCAGATTAACACTCACCGACAGCAATCTATCACGAACGAACGGCTCGCCTTTCTGAAACAGAGTTATGGGAATCAGCCACGCAATAAAAGCTGCGTATCCATCACCAGCTCGAACGCCAATGCCAGCCATAATGAAAACAAGACATCGTCTGAATCTTTGAAGGGAGTGACTGGTAATGGTGTTGAGTTGAAGCAAAACACCCTCCAGAAGAATGAAGGAAATTGCCCGTATACTGAAGCCGCAGAGGTCACAAATTGTGAGGCCGCAGTCACCAACGTCCCTCGCTGCTCTGCCAGTCAGTGCAAGCCAAAAGTTGGCAACAAGACTCCTATTGCCATTCCGGTATCGAAGCAACAAGAAAGTTCAGACGCAAGTCGTCCACCACGAACGACTGTAAGTCATACAGAGAACAGCACCAAAGTAGCAGCAGGTAACCCTCCTAACCCTGCGCCCGTCCCGCAACCTTTGATGGGCACTCCTGTAAACCCCACCTGTGGACCCGTCCCCTTTCCACCGCCGCTGCTACCAGACCCGCCCTGTCGGCAACGGCTACCGACCAGACTTCCGCTGTTGCAGCCAACCAACCAACCCCAGGGTGGTGGGAATGGTCCGAGGAAACAAGGGCCACGCCCATTCAACGCGCAAACTGCATGGCACCAGCACCAGATGGCCATGCACATTGCCgcacagcagcagcagcatctgTACCGACagcatcatcagcagcagctgATGATCCATCAACATATGATGCggcatcctcctcctcccctgcCTGGTTTACAGACACTTCCTCGATTTCCTCCCCCGGGAGGTATGCCTCTGAATGGACCTCCTGGCTACAGACCCATGTTTCCAATGAATGGACACCCACCCGCCCGTATGTAGCCGCATCCTCCGTTGAACGTTTTCCAGTCTCATTAGATGATTCGGATTCGTCTCATACTACCAGATTTTATAAACTTAATTCCAATCCCTAAGACAAACTATGCataatgtatatttcatatttaaaaaaaaaagaagaaaaagaaatgtaatacCTTCCTACATCTTGCCGAGCACCAAACAGAACTGGAGACTCACTGATTTTGCCAGTGCTTTAAAGACGAGCACAgttgaaaaacacacacacacacacacacacacaacaagagGTTGTCCCAAAACATTTTGTAAGTGTATTAATAGCTTATAATATGAGAGTAGAATATATTTTACGGGTATATATTTCCcctttgaataatgaataatcaGTTGTTTGATGATTGTTTCTGTATATATGGCATAATGAGATAGATGTTTGTAGAGACACGTTTTTGTCTGTTGTTACAATTTGCCACCGTGCAGCTTGCTCTgtcactctttttttcttcttttttttttttttgctctttttctcTGCGTTACTTTCGTTGTTACTCccttaatatcttttttttttttgtttccagaTTTTAACTGTCTATCTTCTCCTCTCTTCTCAATGAAATACTATGCTTGAAGAAGACtagaataacattttttttcactttatcaaGTTGTTATTAGTGTTTTTGGATTGCGAATGTTACCACGTTTCTGTGTCCCTTTTCTTTCGACTTCTTGTTATTCGTGATCAATTACTTATTTGAATAAATTTGTTATTCTATAGTCGTCTAAATGGATAAAGAGTGACAAGTTCTGTCTTAATTGTTTCTCAATTGTATGAGTGTAAAGATTTTCGCGACAATTCCTATATTTAATACTCAATCTCATTCACTCACCTCCCCGACGCCTGCCGCTCCTTGCAGTATAGTGGTATCGGTTGCAAtcacatatgcaaattagatgaggtaATAATGTCGTCCGTCCTCACAACTCACCAATTGGCCTGCACACAAAATCGTCATGAGATTTACTCTTTTTATGTGAAATCAAAAGGAAACCCTGTATCCTTCTCATCAAAATTATGTTCTGTAGCACAATTTAGGAGCATTAATGAATTTCAAATCCGACAGGGGTATACGAAGTTCCTATATTATCATCCCCGAAAATAAAATTCTTGGGATATTTTTGCGCACACATCAAAGGGAAAGTTACGAGTCGGTGAAATGAAATTAGAATATATTGGGATacgagaatgaaatgaaaactttgATGTGCATCAACCAGTACGGCTCATTTCCGAAGGCGGTACAGTAGAAGAGAATATCAAACGTGAATAGTTTGTCTAGTTGCTTTCTCGAGTTACCAAGCCGAGTTCGCCTTGTTGAGGACCCTATTAGTTTACACATACTAGCCTCGGGTTCGTTAACCGTGTTTTCCATTAACCCATTGCATCTCTTAGAAAAGATGAGAGATTGAATCTGGAAATGTTGTTGATGGATACTGGCTTTGCTGAAGAATGTAACCAAGACTACATGAATAATAATTGATagcattaatatcattattattgttgttactgATTGCGATTAATCACAATATCAACATCATCAGCAGAGCCCCGGGAAATCTTTGTCCGATAATCGACGTCACAAATGAAACTcggacaaaaataaaaacaaaacaagaagattTGGCGAAAATAGACGgatctggggggcgtttcatcaacgagttcgtcggaggttttcaccgacgaatttgctatcagccaatcagacgcaaggatttacgctgacaactgttaaaagctaatgaaatccttggtctgattggctgatagcaaatttgtcggtgaaatctccgacgaactcgttgatgaaacgcccccctgcaTGTATCAGACGGATGATTTCAATTATTTCTCCAGCCCCTCTGGTGACCAGTCACGTGCTTGATTGAGCGTTGCCATGAGATAGGACCTATGTCCGTGAGTAGCTCCTTACCTGTCAGAACACTTCACAGACGACCGTGTCTTCCCAGGTTAAAAGCCTCATTGTGGCATCTGACAAGGGGACGTCTCGTCGGTGTCGAGagaattaaactgaattgatttatttcacatgGCCGCGAACCAAGCAAGGACCGACGACggcttaaaggcattatttaccatttgcagatgaaacaaaaacccagctttagtcaTGTTAGTGCTCcaaaatagttgtaaaatgggagttagggatggaaacaaccaatgtaaaaattgtaatcattataatcaatgtcaagtactgttgaatatacaaaatgtgaacaatagctttTATAAgattgtttccagactaaaccgtatggtttagtgagaaaatagtgatatcttcttatattttgggctatattgcgaaatttttgtatggtaggatgttttgtgatacaactgacatacacatatgcatcaaatgtgataactcgaacaatattttttttttttttttgaaagaaagatattataagccagttcggagttagctcatgggcacattggtacgaatgacctttcttttttctcagttggttaggggcacttcactcgttttcagagcgacataatgtataagctttacgtaacaatttatgggattcatcaatcccgttcaaacaaagaataaacttgcgtagaccagatgagcagaatgatctgtcaattcacacttgagaaagcatccatttcattattttgcattggatgtactgacaatctctttctattgatattgccaaataccacttttgctgtcaggtggatgtgctggcaagcggcatttataaggattacatgaataatcattacatgacagatgcttatcccagtaaatttaaaaaccaacatgcctgttggtccgaatgaccttgtttctgctcatgcgcaaagtggaactccgaactggcttattcagaggggtgaaggctcaggtttgagtttcttcagtttgtctccctctacaaatgaagatttgttaagatcgcaactgctgatctgtaaattaacaaacatgtcggaaaaaaggaaccagtgggactcgaacctgtcatctactgctttccgggcagcgacactaccaccaggctgtccctggttgccggcagtgacacgatgaacatggaacaaatacccaagctccgagattccgacattgttatgttaagtagtccaaggcggacaagcagtggcgtatctagggaaaacggcgcccagggcaagcacgaaaattgcgcccctaatttctgaaaaagtgttcaaccccaaccccatcccggtagggactttaaacaaagtccacatgatgctttttcaagcacttaaaagggatcttttgagggtgatataaatgtaatgaattttgatagattttggcgagcgagcgcagcgagcgagccgaaaatttttgtgtttcagcttacaaaacatggaattcttgtcattttttgcttaccaaatcttacaattctaatcaagatatagatatcgatttataccaaaaaactgaggactttaaaaaatactctaaattagtgcgcgcgagtgagccgaaatttgtaaatgtcctcgtcatcatcacgtattgttctcatctttttttatatataaattttggcgagcgagcgcagcgagcgagccaaaaatttttgtatttcagcttac
The sequence above is drawn from the Diadema setosum chromosome 19, eeDiaSeto1, whole genome shotgun sequence genome and encodes:
- the LOC140243071 gene encoding uncharacterized protein, with the protein product MYPCDEASWRLGFERGGSCQVTLGHDPLSPLSCLADRVESSRRWAPVLDRWHNHCEWLVRHHRQLRRRFRKTTAADRLSELLTTLRCTKERRREPKNSSSARHSESSRWYKINRETGVDIEFPELEPAKAWLGSVRPELIDCNLESGLGSDSTQQCTLRETTGDLASQLEVTLPDVTPVASGTLNADGNEVNLTETCDRFRKSNRPDDSDRFRTSTPCAAEVPESENEAPTSRRTTEWKEYVLYHEPILFRSYFETQFPKKSWRRAHQRMLTSRSRGRRNRSERLRKPPTPEALRVSWNSLNEVAEKDGFLRSPFRLEPVLPDDTTPNGQRDGDVEHENDGTKKTDDNHGTEMRAEDTVREGIQAIRQECEQQQKEMQSDKPSLDGATEDDALAVLQIEECEAPSVATLTEAESTVCDEGMIVDICDMVNADLNRNDFQSDGLLSDVGYEVLDDLALNPEYPPNFFRPGFADRATIATRRRRSAAVTRLAKNFESKPRAKTRLFQPIDTERVNASDFGRDSQTLATTHDSAEADSFAMKLEGLDEHTEMELCQNVVQSNITEDRNDPKKDLTNVNVEKTLESDSSGTVGRVGKLQDHGAVTSRPLTKVEAASKLRSDENDFQTSKLDKQLISGAVLGRESDQSNSKMAGSPNGARHPLLQRPISKGKANRLIPHNIPIVVGRRPWTPARDWELSNMDGDEHHQPWTPGAGDDDNGGVVTQRVPQLRRIEIQQGDAHVPTSSGNGQEEVIKATPKDVEGTPDVKRTGAVNGSNHDKVMKALQINTHRQQSITNERLAFLKQSYGNQPRNKSCVSITSSNANASHNENKTSSESLKGVTGNGVELKQNTLQKNEGNCPYTEAAEVTNCEAAVTNVPRCSASQCKPKVGNKTPIAIPVSKQQESSDASRPPRTTVSHTENSTKVAAGNPPNPAPVPQPLMGTPVNPTCGPVPFPPPLLPDPPCRQRLPTRLPLLQPTNQPQGGGNGPRKQGPRPFNAQTAWHQHQMAMHIAAQQQQHLYRQHHQQQLMIHQHMMRHPPPPLPGLQTLPRFPPPGGMPLNGPPGYRPMFPMNGHPPARM